The Mycobacterium paragordonae genome includes a region encoding these proteins:
- a CDS encoding acyl-CoA dehydrogenase: MTLGLTAEQQQLSDAAQQFAARHAPIGATRDNFQALAAGKLPQWWEALVDNGFHAVHLPEHLGGQGGRLIDCACVLEAAAKALLPGPLLPTVTAGAVALLADTTPAADALLRRLAAGAPAAVILPGNGEFRARPDGPDWLVSGVSDVTAGVCSAQVILVAARDPGNGVVWALIDPENGADPENDSAATEPEDGTDIVTDVGRLRLTDHAAAGGLTGIDPDRAECVAAALVAAATAGITQWCVEAVTAHLRIREQFGKVIGTFQALQHSAAMLLINSELATAAAWDAVRAADESLDQHRIAAAGAAVIAISPAPDLVLDALTMFGAIGFTWEHDVHLYWRRAISLAASIGPANRWARRLGRLTCTQQRDMSVNLGDADAEFRAQVAHTLDAAMKLSNDQPGRQGDYEDFKTGPQRTLIAEAGLIAPHWPKPWGLDAGPLRQLIIDDEFAKRPELVRPSLGIAEWILPSVLKAAPKDLQDKLIPPTQRGEIAWCQLFSEPGAGSDLAALATRATKVDGGWNINGHKIWTSVAHRADFGALLARTDPAASKHRGIGYFILDMRTPGIEIQPIKTATGEAHFNEVFLTDVFIPDHMLLGDPVGGWNLAIATMAEERSAISGYVKFDRATALRRLASEPGPDRDDALRALGELDAYTNAIKALGVRETIRLLDGQPSGPASSIAKVAMNVLLRRTFEATLQLTGRLAMVADSDPAIVEPYLHLPAELIGGGTREIQLNIIAQMILGLPRK, encoded by the coding sequence GTGACCCTCGGCCTGACCGCTGAGCAACAGCAACTCAGCGATGCCGCTCAGCAGTTCGCGGCTCGCCATGCACCGATCGGCGCGACCCGGGACAACTTCCAGGCCCTCGCCGCGGGGAAACTGCCGCAGTGGTGGGAAGCGCTCGTCGACAACGGTTTTCACGCGGTCCATCTGCCGGAGCACCTGGGTGGCCAGGGCGGGCGGCTGATCGACTGCGCCTGCGTGCTGGAAGCCGCGGCCAAGGCGCTGCTGCCCGGTCCGCTGCTGCCGACCGTGACCGCGGGCGCCGTGGCACTGCTTGCCGATACCACGCCCGCGGCGGATGCGCTGCTGCGCCGACTCGCTGCCGGGGCACCCGCGGCGGTCATCCTGCCCGGCAACGGGGAATTCCGAGCGCGTCCCGACGGGCCGGACTGGCTGGTCTCCGGGGTATCCGACGTCACCGCGGGTGTCTGCTCGGCACAGGTCATTCTGGTGGCGGCCCGCGACCCGGGCAACGGCGTGGTGTGGGCGCTGATCGATCCGGAAAACGGCGCCGACCCGGAAAATGACTCGGCCGCAACGGAACCCGAGGACGGCACGGACATCGTCACCGATGTGGGACGGTTACGGTTGACCGACCACGCCGCCGCCGGGGGGCTCACCGGCATCGATCCGGACCGGGCGGAATGCGTGGCGGCGGCACTGGTCGCCGCCGCGACGGCCGGCATCACCCAATGGTGCGTCGAGGCGGTCACCGCACACCTGCGCATCCGCGAGCAGTTCGGCAAGGTGATCGGCACCTTTCAAGCGCTGCAACACAGCGCCGCGATGTTGTTGATCAACAGCGAACTGGCGACGGCGGCGGCCTGGGACGCGGTGCGAGCCGCCGACGAATCACTCGACCAGCACCGCATCGCCGCCGCCGGGGCCGCGGTCATCGCGATCTCGCCCGCCCCGGATCTCGTGCTGGACGCGCTGACGATGTTCGGCGCCATCGGTTTCACCTGGGAACACGACGTGCACCTGTACTGGCGCCGCGCCATCAGCCTGGCGGCGTCGATCGGACCGGCGAACCGGTGGGCACGGCGGCTGGGGCGGCTCACCTGCACTCAGCAGCGTGACATGTCGGTCAACCTGGGCGACGCCGATGCGGAATTCCGGGCGCAGGTGGCTCACACCCTGGACGCTGCAATGAAATTGAGCAACGACCAGCCCGGGCGGCAAGGCGACTACGAAGACTTCAAGACCGGTCCGCAGCGCACGCTGATCGCCGAGGCGGGTCTGATCGCACCGCACTGGCCGAAGCCGTGGGGACTCGACGCCGGGCCGCTGCGCCAGCTCATCATCGACGATGAGTTCGCCAAGCGGCCGGAGTTGGTGCGACCCTCGCTGGGCATCGCCGAGTGGATCCTGCCCTCGGTGCTGAAGGCGGCACCGAAAGACCTGCAGGACAAGCTGATACCACCGACCCAGCGCGGCGAGATCGCCTGGTGTCAACTCTTCAGCGAACCCGGCGCCGGCTCCGACCTGGCCGCGCTGGCCACCCGCGCCACCAAGGTGGACGGTGGCTGGAACATCAACGGGCACAAGATCTGGACGTCGGTCGCACACCGGGCCGACTTCGGCGCGCTGCTGGCCCGTACCGACCCGGCGGCCAGCAAGCACCGCGGCATCGGCTATTTCATCCTGGACATGCGGACACCGGGGATCGAGATCCAGCCGATCAAGACGGCAACCGGCGAGGCGCACTTCAACGAGGTCTTCCTCACCGACGTCTTCATTCCGGACCATATGCTGCTCGGAGACCCGGTCGGCGGGTGGAACCTGGCGATTGCCACGATGGCCGAAGAGCGTTCGGCGATCAGCGGATACGTCAAGTTCGACCGCGCCACCGCACTGCGCCGGCTCGCATCCGAACCCGGGCCCGACCGTGACGATGCGCTGCGCGCGCTCGGCGAGCTCGACGCGTACACCAACGCCATCAAGGCGCTGGGCGTGCGCGAAACCATCCGGCTTCTTGACGGACAGCCGTCAGGACCGGCGTCCAGCATCGCCAAGGTCGCGATGAATGTGCTGCTGCGACGCACCTTTGAAGCGACGCTGCAGTTGACGGGGCGCCTGGCGATGGTCGCCGATTCCGATCCCGCCATCGTGGAGCCGTATCTGCACCTCCCGGCTGAACTGATCGGTGGCGGAACGAGGGAGATCCAGCTGAACATCATCGCCCAGATGATTCTCGGTCTACCACGAAAATAA
- a CDS encoding thiolase family protein, whose product MGLRGEAAIVGYVELPPERLNKASPAPFVLEQWAELAAAALDDAGLPGEVVNGIAASHLAESQIFVPSTIAEYLGMPARFAELVDLGGASAAAMVWRAAAAIELGICDAVLCALPARYITPSSKKKPRPMVDAMFFGSSSNQYGSPQAEFEIPYGNLGQNGPYGQVAQRYAAVYGYDERAMAKIVVDQRVNANHTDGAIWKDKPLTVDDVLASPVIADPLHMLEIVMPCVGGAAVLVANADLARRAKHRPVWIKGFGENVPFKTPTYAEDLLNTPMAAAADTAFAMTDLSREQMDMVSIYDCYTITVMLSLEDAGFCDKGTGLKFITEHDLTFRGDFPLNTAGGQLGFGQAGLAGGMHHVCDATRQIMGRAGAAQVSDCNRAFVSGNGGILSEQTALVLEGD is encoded by the coding sequence ATGGGATTACGCGGAGAAGCCGCGATCGTCGGCTATGTCGAGTTGCCGCCCGAGCGGCTCAACAAGGCATCGCCGGCCCCGTTCGTTCTGGAGCAGTGGGCCGAACTGGCCGCCGCCGCACTCGACGACGCCGGCCTCCCGGGTGAGGTCGTGAACGGCATCGCGGCCTCGCATCTGGCGGAGTCGCAGATCTTCGTTCCCTCGACGATCGCCGAATACCTGGGTATGCCAGCCCGATTCGCGGAGCTGGTGGACCTCGGAGGCGCAAGCGCCGCCGCGATGGTGTGGCGCGCCGCCGCGGCGATCGAGCTCGGAATCTGCGATGCCGTGTTGTGCGCGCTGCCCGCGCGCTACATCACCCCGTCGTCCAAGAAGAAGCCCAGGCCGATGGTGGACGCGATGTTCTTCGGGTCGTCGAGCAACCAATACGGCTCTCCGCAAGCGGAATTCGAGATCCCCTACGGCAATCTCGGTCAGAATGGACCCTACGGTCAGGTCGCTCAGCGCTACGCCGCCGTCTACGGATACGACGAGCGCGCGATGGCCAAGATCGTTGTAGACCAACGGGTCAACGCCAATCACACCGACGGCGCGATCTGGAAAGACAAGCCGCTCACCGTCGATGATGTGCTTGCGAGCCCGGTGATCGCCGATCCATTGCACATGCTGGAAATCGTGATGCCGTGCGTCGGCGGCGCGGCGGTGCTGGTCGCCAATGCCGACCTGGCCCGGCGTGCCAAGCACCGGCCGGTGTGGATCAAGGGATTCGGCGAGAACGTGCCGTTCAAAACCCCGACCTATGCCGAAGACCTGTTGAACACACCGATGGCCGCCGCTGCCGACACCGCTTTCGCGATGACCGACCTGAGTCGCGAACAGATGGACATGGTGTCGATCTACGACTGCTACACCATCACCGTCATGCTCTCGCTCGAAGATGCGGGCTTCTGCGACAAGGGAACCGGTTTGAAGTTCATCACCGAGCATGATCTGACGTTCCGTGGCGACTTTCCTCTCAACACCGCCGGCGGCCAATTGGGATTCGGGCAGGCCGGCCTGGCGGGCGGCATGCACCACGTCTGCGATGCCACCCGCCAGATCATGGGCCGCGCCGGCGCCGCCCAGGTCTCCGACTGCAACCGCGCCTTCGTGTCCGGCAACGGCGGGATCCTGTCCGAACAGACCGCGCTCGTTCTGGAGGGGGACTGA
- a CDS encoding Zn-ribbon domain-containing OB-fold protein encodes MNFDRPMPVKTPTTAPFWDALAQHRIEIQYSPSTQSYVFYPRVRAPRTLADDLEWREISGMGTLYSYTVARRPVSPHFADAVPQLLAIVEWDEGPRFSTEMVNVEPEALRVGMRVRPVFFDYPEHDVTMLRYEPA; translated from the coding sequence ATGAACTTCGACCGTCCGATGCCCGTCAAGACGCCGACCACGGCACCTTTCTGGGATGCACTTGCCCAGCACCGCATCGAGATTCAGTACTCGCCGTCGACGCAGAGCTATGTGTTCTATCCGCGGGTTCGGGCGCCGCGCACCCTGGCCGATGACCTGGAATGGCGCGAGATCTCCGGAATGGGAACGCTGTATTCCTACACCGTCGCTCGCCGGCCGGTCAGTCCGCACTTCGCCGACGCCGTCCCGCAGCTGCTGGCCATTGTCGAATGGGACGAGGGCCCAAGGTTTTCCACCGAGATGGTGAATGTCGAGCCGGAGGCCCTGCGGGTCGGCATGCGGGTGCGGCCGGTGTTCTTCGACTACCCCGAGCACGACGTCACGATGCTGCGGTACGAGCCCGCCTGA
- a CDS encoding aldehyde dehydrogenase family protein: MTVQAVLDEIRERPGTGDVITVVDPATEEQVTEFKDCGPEAVDDAVARAKASFDAGVWRDKPPSERAKILWRVGELIDQNAELLAELESLNAGMTPLQAQGTVTVGSEFFRYYAGWCTKIEGIAADVHTGGLTGIDSHQHAYTLKEPYGVVGLIFPWNGPVFNFCCKLAPALAAGCSSVVKPAEETPLSALVLDNILHEAGVPEGVANLVLGNGHTAGAAITAHPDVEKVAFTGSTEVGRAIVHAAGESNLKKVTLELGGKSPVVVFDDADLSKAVPMAAFGTFIHSGQACVCGSRIFVQRGVFDQFVDGLAKVADGLPQGGPKDEGSLIGPLISQKQLTRVLGYLDQGRSDGVEVVTGGNRVDRKGYFVRPTVLTNVATTSRLFQEEIFGPVVAVIPFDDEDEAVALANDSTYGLAATAWTRDLGRAHRIAKRLKAGTVGLNCQMQFDHSMPFGGYKQSGWGYESGKAGLDTYLQTKIVWAQM, translated from the coding sequence ATGACGGTCCAGGCCGTTTTGGACGAAATCCGGGAGCGCCCCGGCACCGGCGACGTGATCACGGTTGTCGATCCCGCCACCGAAGAGCAGGTCACCGAGTTCAAGGACTGCGGCCCCGAGGCCGTCGACGACGCCGTCGCTCGCGCCAAGGCCTCCTTCGATGCGGGCGTCTGGCGGGACAAGCCGCCCAGCGAGCGGGCCAAGATCCTGTGGCGCGTCGGCGAGCTGATCGACCAGAACGCCGAACTGCTGGCCGAGCTCGAATCGCTCAACGCCGGCATGACCCCGCTGCAGGCTCAGGGCACCGTGACCGTCGGGTCGGAGTTCTTCCGGTACTACGCCGGCTGGTGCACCAAGATCGAGGGCATCGCGGCCGACGTGCACACCGGCGGCCTCACCGGCATCGACTCCCACCAGCACGCCTACACCCTCAAAGAGCCCTACGGCGTGGTCGGCCTGATCTTCCCGTGGAACGGGCCGGTCTTCAATTTCTGCTGCAAGCTCGCTCCGGCCCTGGCGGCGGGGTGTAGCAGTGTGGTCAAACCCGCTGAGGAGACGCCACTCTCGGCGCTGGTGCTGGACAACATCCTGCACGAGGCCGGCGTGCCCGAGGGCGTGGCGAACCTGGTCCTGGGCAACGGCCACACGGCCGGCGCCGCCATCACCGCGCATCCCGACGTCGAGAAGGTCGCCTTCACCGGCTCCACCGAGGTCGGCCGGGCCATCGTGCACGCGGCCGGCGAAAGCAATCTGAAGAAGGTCACATTGGAACTGGGCGGGAAATCGCCGGTGGTGGTCTTCGACGACGCCGACCTGTCCAAAGCCGTCCCGATGGCCGCGTTCGGCACCTTCATCCACTCCGGCCAGGCATGTGTGTGCGGATCCCGAATCTTCGTGCAGCGCGGCGTATTCGACCAGTTCGTGGACGGCCTGGCGAAGGTGGCGGACGGGCTGCCGCAGGGTGGCCCGAAGGACGAAGGCAGCTTGATCGGCCCGCTGATCAGCCAGAAGCAACTCACCCGCGTGCTGGGTTACCTCGACCAGGGCCGATCCGACGGGGTGGAGGTCGTCACCGGCGGCAATCGCGTCGACCGCAAGGGATATTTCGTCCGGCCCACGGTGCTGACCAACGTCGCCACCACCAGCCGCCTGTTCCAGGAGGAGATCTTCGGACCGGTGGTCGCGGTCATCCCGTTCGACGACGAGGACGAGGCGGTGGCTCTGGCCAACGACAGCACCTACGGCCTGGCTGCCACCGCGTGGACCCGCGACCTGGGTCGCGCACATCGAATCGCCAAGCGGCTCAAGGCCGGAACGGTGGGGCTGAACTGCCAGATGCAGTTCGACCACTCGATGCCGTTCGGCGGCTACAAGCAATCCGGCTGGGGCTACGAGTCCGGCAAGGCCGGCCTGGACACCTATCTGCAGACCAAGATCGTCTGGGCGCAGATGTAG
- a CDS encoding LacI family DNA-binding transcriptional regulator: MPVPEGVELSTGRGARPTTADVARLAEVSTATVSYVLNNAEGRRISPQTRDAVNRAAKLLGYRPNLAARNLARGKGGVVLYVVPHVAVGDMPMQAGSRMTTELARLGLLQVQIFETEDDHHVVDAIENLDPVAVASLFPLSEAAARAVKEAGIPHIDIGSLPALGDPHLAVGEMRVAHLVSRGHRQIAYAYGGTAKWRALGDYWLDGVARAAQSRGLPPVRVATITVDNAADVVAGWVREGVTAVCAQSDDIACLVLYGIHRAGLQCPGDLAVIGVDASPMGEVSTPPLTSVQFDPRAVADAAIAAIYERLGYPAPPSPDITDIARVVVRAST, from the coding sequence ATGCCGGTCCCGGAAGGCGTCGAGTTGAGCACGGGCAGGGGTGCGCGACCCACCACCGCCGATGTCGCTCGCCTGGCGGAGGTGTCGACCGCGACCGTCAGCTACGTGCTGAACAACGCCGAGGGCCGCCGGATCTCGCCGCAGACCCGCGACGCGGTCAACCGCGCGGCGAAACTGCTGGGATACCGCCCGAATCTGGCCGCCCGCAACCTCGCCCGGGGCAAGGGTGGCGTCGTGCTCTATGTCGTACCCCACGTCGCGGTGGGCGACATGCCGATGCAGGCCGGCAGCCGAATGACCACCGAACTGGCGCGCCTCGGCCTGCTGCAGGTGCAGATCTTCGAAACCGAGGACGACCATCACGTCGTCGACGCCATCGAGAATCTCGATCCGGTCGCGGTGGCCAGCCTGTTCCCCCTCAGCGAGGCCGCCGCCCGCGCGGTGAAGGAAGCCGGAATACCGCACATCGACATCGGTAGCCTGCCCGCCCTGGGCGACCCCCATCTGGCGGTGGGCGAAATGCGGGTGGCACACCTTGTTTCGCGGGGTCACCGGCAGATCGCCTACGCATACGGCGGAACCGCGAAGTGGCGCGCGCTGGGTGACTACTGGCTCGACGGCGTCGCCCGCGCTGCGCAATCACGCGGCCTGCCACCCGTGCGCGTCGCCACCATCACCGTCGACAATGCCGCCGACGTGGTCGCGGGTTGGGTGCGCGAGGGTGTGACGGCGGTGTGCGCACAGAGCGACGACATCGCCTGCCTGGTCCTTTACGGAATCCATCGGGCGGGACTGCAGTGCCCCGGTGATCTCGCGGTGATCGGTGTCGACGCCAGCCCGATGGGCGAGGTGAGCACGCCGCCGTTGACCTCGGTGCAGTTCGATCCGCGCGCGGTTGCCGATGCCGCGATCGCCGCCATCTACGAGCGGTTGGGTTACCCGGCGCCGCCGTCGCCGGACATCACCGACATCGCGCGCGTCGTGGTGCGCGCCTCGACCTAG
- a CDS encoding amidohydrolase family protein: MNKDDLILISVDDHIAEPADMFDAHVPARYKHLAPRVVIEPDGVQQWYYGDIRGRNMGLNAVAGKPREMYNVDASRYDEMRPGCFNVDERVRDMNAGGQLAGLNFPNFTGFSGQVLNQGPDPDVNLVMIKAYNDWHVDEWCAAYPGRFIPCGILPLYDVAEAAREVKRLADKGCHAVTFSENPEALQMPSIHTKYWYPLFEAACENRTVLCTHVGSASRSPMVSMDAPASVMMTASSMMSMFTFTELIWAEFWADFPELKFSLTEGDIGWMPYFLWRAEHVYQRHSGWTLAKFPPGYAGPADVFKRHFYTCFISDKVGVRNLDWFNADMVCWESDFPHSDSNWPFAPEDVIDTMGHLDDAVINQITHENAMAAYSFDPFKHIPREHARAGQLRGQATDVDVVTHVGHQASQRDRDAWTRMTTFALQAQGATPVTVEAPGIAGRATTLGN, translated from the coding sequence ATGAATAAAGATGACCTGATCCTGATCAGCGTTGACGACCACATCGCCGAACCGGCTGACATGTTCGACGCCCACGTCCCCGCCAGGTACAAGCACCTCGCACCACGGGTGGTGATCGAACCCGATGGCGTTCAGCAGTGGTACTACGGCGACATTCGGGGCCGCAACATGGGTCTGAACGCCGTCGCCGGCAAGCCCCGCGAGATGTACAACGTGGATGCATCCCGGTACGACGAGATGCGGCCGGGGTGCTTCAACGTCGACGAGCGAGTGCGCGACATGAACGCCGGTGGGCAGTTGGCCGGCCTGAACTTCCCGAATTTCACCGGGTTCTCCGGTCAGGTGCTCAATCAGGGCCCCGACCCCGACGTCAACCTGGTGATGATCAAGGCCTACAACGACTGGCACGTCGACGAGTGGTGCGCCGCGTACCCGGGCCGGTTCATCCCGTGCGGCATCCTTCCGCTCTACGACGTCGCCGAAGCGGCCAGGGAAGTGAAACGCCTGGCGGACAAAGGATGTCACGCGGTGACGTTCTCGGAAAATCCGGAAGCGTTGCAGATGCCCAGCATTCACACCAAATACTGGTACCCGCTGTTCGAAGCCGCCTGCGAGAACCGGACGGTGCTGTGCACCCACGTCGGCTCCGCGTCCCGCTCGCCGATGGTGTCGATGGATGCGCCCGCCAGCGTGATGATGACGGCCTCGTCGATGATGAGTATGTTCACCTTCACCGAACTGATCTGGGCCGAGTTCTGGGCCGACTTTCCGGAGCTGAAATTCTCCCTCACCGAAGGTGACATCGGTTGGATGCCGTACTTTCTGTGGCGCGCCGAGCATGTCTACCAACGCCATTCGGGCTGGACGCTGGCGAAGTTCCCACCGGGTTACGCCGGCCCGGCCGATGTGTTCAAGCGCCATTTCTACACCTGCTTCATCAGCGACAAGGTCGGCGTCCGCAACCTGGACTGGTTCAATGCGGACATGGTGTGCTGGGAGTCCGATTTCCCGCACTCGGACAGCAACTGGCCGTTCGCCCCGGAAGACGTCATCGACACGATGGGCCACCTCGATGACGCGGTCATCAACCAGATCACTCACGAAAACGCCATGGCCGCTTACTCATTCGACCCGTTTAAACACATTCCCCGCGAGCACGCCCGCGCGGGGCAGTTGCGCGGGCAGGCTACCGACGTGGACGTGGTGACCCACGTCGGCCATCAGGCCAGCCAGCGCGACCGCGATGCCTGGACGCGGATGACCACCTTCGCCCTGCAGGCCCAGGGCGCGACGCCGGTGACCGTCGAAGCGCCCGGGATCGCCGGGCGTGCCACCACCCTGGGTAACTGA
- a CDS encoding CaiB/BaiF CoA-transferase family protein, which produces MPHQPPFAGWRVLELSNGIAAAYAGKMFADAGADVVKIEGEQGDSLRAWSAGGGPPGALFEYLAAGKKSVLGDDRTALLAAADVVITDLTDGWTLDDLAAQTVSSSVLVTVTPFGTTGPYVDDQVLANEFILQALSGSIASRGWPGDEPVQAGGRLGEWLAGTFAAAVAAATARHAARTGLGEIIDVSTYEAMAIAMGGLPAMSASVMGTDSQMTSRSLELPSIVPTADGLVGFCTITAQQFQDFLVLIERADLLDDADLASIEGRIARRDEFLSMVTQWTESRTTQEIVDLAVGFRIPVAPIGTPAALADVDHFVQRGVFVESELGVLQPRVPYRGDAITTTAPGRAPELGEHSGGIDWPPRPANGEFRADPQALPLSDIRIADFTAFWAGPVATQFLGALGADVVKVEGVRRPDGMRFSAGRPPTWDQWWEWGPVFLCSNNNKRGVSIELGTEAGRGVALKLIAASDLVIENFSPRVMENFDLQWDAVSAANPRAVMVRMPAFGLDGPWRDRVGFAQTMEQATGMAWITGHAEGPPVIPRGVCDPIAGLHAAFAAVAALVVRDRDRTGVQVESTMVEAALNVAAEMLVEHSRNGIELRRQGNRGPGAVPQGVYRCQGEDDWVALAAIGGAAREALAALIDRPELGPDETSWRERADEIDKLINDWAARRSVSEAVHALRSAGVAAAPVRAPAGLLTDPHLLARGFWERVDHPVAGSFLCTGMPFTFVGKPRRWIRRGAPLYGRHTVEVLSELGYSAADLAELNASKTTAARPAGL; this is translated from the coding sequence GTGCCGCATCAACCGCCGTTCGCCGGGTGGCGTGTGCTCGAGTTGTCCAATGGAATCGCGGCCGCCTATGCGGGAAAGATGTTCGCCGACGCCGGAGCTGACGTCGTCAAAATCGAAGGCGAGCAGGGAGATTCGCTAAGGGCGTGGTCGGCCGGAGGCGGACCGCCCGGTGCGCTGTTCGAGTACCTGGCCGCCGGCAAGAAATCGGTGCTGGGCGACGACCGGACGGCGCTGCTGGCCGCCGCGGACGTGGTAATCACCGACCTCACCGACGGATGGACACTGGATGACCTTGCTGCGCAGACAGTTTCGTCGTCGGTGCTGGTCACCGTGACGCCGTTCGGAACGACCGGGCCCTACGTCGACGATCAGGTCCTGGCCAACGAATTCATCCTGCAAGCGCTGTCCGGCTCGATCGCCAGCCGCGGCTGGCCGGGCGACGAACCCGTCCAGGCCGGCGGGCGGCTGGGCGAGTGGCTGGCCGGCACCTTCGCGGCGGCGGTCGCCGCGGCCACCGCACGCCACGCCGCACGCACCGGACTCGGCGAGATCATCGACGTCTCGACATATGAGGCGATGGCCATCGCGATGGGCGGCCTGCCCGCGATGTCGGCCAGCGTCATGGGCACCGACTCCCAAATGACCTCGCGCAGCCTGGAACTCCCGTCGATCGTCCCCACCGCCGACGGGCTGGTCGGCTTCTGCACCATCACCGCACAACAGTTCCAGGACTTCCTCGTTCTCATCGAGCGCGCCGACCTCCTCGATGACGCCGACCTGGCCTCCATCGAAGGGCGCATCGCGCGTCGCGACGAGTTCCTGAGCATGGTCACGCAGTGGACCGAGAGCCGCACCACCCAAGAGATCGTCGACCTCGCCGTGGGATTCCGCATCCCGGTGGCACCGATCGGCACTCCTGCGGCGTTGGCCGACGTCGATCACTTCGTACAACGGGGTGTGTTCGTGGAATCCGAACTCGGCGTGCTGCAACCCCGAGTGCCCTACCGCGGTGACGCCATCACCACCACAGCCCCCGGCCGGGCACCGGAACTCGGCGAACACAGCGGCGGCATCGACTGGCCTCCCCGCCCCGCGAACGGCGAATTCCGGGCCGACCCGCAGGCACTTCCGTTGTCCGACATCCGGATCGCCGACTTCACCGCCTTCTGGGCCGGACCGGTCGCCACCCAGTTTCTCGGCGCCCTCGGCGCCGACGTCGTCAAGGTCGAGGGCGTGCGACGGCCCGACGGCATGCGGTTCTCCGCGGGCCGGCCGCCCACTTGGGACCAGTGGTGGGAATGGGGGCCGGTTTTCCTGTGCAGCAACAACAACAAGCGCGGCGTCAGCATCGAACTCGGCACCGAAGCCGGGCGCGGGGTCGCCCTGAAACTGATTGCTGCCAGCGATCTCGTCATCGAGAACTTCTCGCCGCGGGTAATGGAGAACTTCGACCTGCAATGGGATGCCGTCAGCGCCGCGAATCCCCGCGCCGTGATGGTGCGGATGCCGGCATTCGGACTGGACGGGCCGTGGCGCGACCGAGTGGGCTTCGCCCAGACGATGGAGCAGGCGACGGGGATGGCGTGGATTACCGGTCACGCCGAAGGGCCACCGGTGATTCCGCGCGGTGTGTGCGACCCGATCGCGGGCCTGCACGCCGCCTTCGCTGCAGTCGCGGCACTGGTGGTCCGTGACCGTGACAGGACCGGCGTGCAGGTGGAATCCACGATGGTGGAGGCAGCGCTGAACGTAGCCGCCGAAATGCTGGTCGAACACTCACGCAACGGAATTGAACTGCGGCGCCAGGGCAATCGCGGCCCCGGCGCCGTCCCGCAGGGCGTATACCGCTGCCAGGGCGAGGACGATTGGGTGGCGCTCGCGGCGATCGGCGGCGCCGCCCGCGAGGCACTGGCCGCGCTCATCGACCGGCCCGAACTTGGACCCGACGAGACCAGCTGGCGGGAACGAGCCGACGAGATCGACAAGCTGATCAACGACTGGGCAGCGCGCCGCAGTGTGTCCGAGGCGGTCCACGCCCTGCGGTCGGCCGGCGTGGCCGCCGCGCCGGTCCGGGCACCGGCCGGATTGCTCACCGATCCGCACCTGCTGGCCCGGGGCTTCTGGGAACGCGTCGATCATCCGGTCGCGGGCTCGTTCCTGTGCACCGGGATGCCGTTCACGTTCGTCGGCAAACCGCGGCGCTGGATCCGCCGCGGCGCCCCGCTCTACGGCCGGCACACCGTGGAAGTGCTGAGCGAACTAGGTTACAGCGCTGCTGATCTCGCCGAACTCAACGCGTCGAAGACCACGGCGGCACGGCCGGCGGGCCTGTGA